CGCTATGGGAGCTATGGGAGTTGTCGCAATGAGTACCCATTCGATGCTTGAGTCCGGCCGCGGAGCGGTGCGGGAACGCCTGGTGGCGTCCCTGGCTGCTGCGCTGGACGAGCATGACCGCGCCACCGGCGGGCACCTGCGCCGGGTTGCGGTTCAGGCGGTGCGCGTCGCCGAGCGCATCGGCATGGGTGCTGCCGAGATCGATCGGGTCTACTGTGCGGCGGTCCTCCACGATCTCGGCAAGATCGGCATTCCAGACTGGATTCTCGGCAAGCGGGGACCCCTCGACAACGAGGAACGACGGCTGATGGAAGAGCATCCCACCATCGGGGCGCGCATCCTGCGCGGTTTTCCGGAGCTGGTCGATGTCGCCGACATGGTGGAGCAGCATCAGGAACGTTGGGATGGCCGCACCGAGGGTGCATTCCGGGGATATCCCCTGGGATTGGCCGGCGAGGAGATTTCCCTGGGCGCTCGGATCATCGCCGCCGTCGATGCCTTCGACGCCATGACCTCCGATCGTCCCTACCGCTGTGGCTTACCGATCGCCGAAGCTCGTGCCGTTTTGCAGCGCGAGCGCGGCGGGCAGTTCGATCCGCGGGTGGTCGACGTCTTCTTCGCCCTTCAGGAGGAAGGTGCCTTCAGCTCCAGCGCCTCGAAGCGCACCGCCGGCTCGCCCTCGCCGACGCCGGGCCGATAGCGAAACACGATCTGGTTCAGCCCTGGCCGAACCTCGAAGGGAATCACGTCCCCGAGGCGGGTCCCCTGGCGCTCGCCGGTGCGTCGGCGCCAGCGGAGCTGGCCGTTGATCGAAATCTCGATCCGCCGCATCGGCTGGACCGTCTGAAAGCGGAACGCCAGCTCGAGGTCGTGGGCCTGTGGTGACTCGAACACCAGCCGGGTTTGCTGCCCCCGCCCGAGGCGGCTCCGGGAGGTCGCTTTGCGCGGGGTGGCGGTGAGGCCGAGGGTCGCCACCGGCGCCGTCGGCAGGCCGAGCAGGTCGTGGGATCGCGACCAGCGATCGGGCGCCGAGGCTTCGGTCCAGCCGAGATCTGCCATGGCTTCGAGGAGCCACTGGGCCACCTGGTCGTGCCCCAGGCGATTGAAATGACGGTCGTTGGCCTTGCCGTAGGGGTGGAAGAAGTCCTTGGCCCCGATCGGGCTGCGCAGCATCTTTCGGCGCAGGGAGAGCACCGGTACCTGTCGG
This portion of the Acidobacteriota bacterium genome encodes:
- a CDS encoding HD-GYP domain-containing protein, translated to MLESGRGAVRERLVASLAAALDEHDRATGGHLRRVAVQAVRVAERIGMGAAEIDRVYCAAVLHDLGKIGIPDWILGKRGPLDNEERRLMEEHPTIGARILRGFPELVDVADMVEQHQERWDGRTEGAFRGYPLGLAGEEISLGARIIAAVDAFDAMTSDRPYRCGLPIAEARAVLQRERGGQFDPRVVDVFFALQEEGAFSSSASKRTAGSPSPTPGR